A DNA window from Hordeum vulgare subsp. vulgare chromosome 1H, MorexV3_pseudomolecules_assembly, whole genome shotgun sequence contains the following coding sequences:
- the LOC123424372 gene encoding putative E3 ubiquitin-protein ligase RF298, which translates to MSSVATQEAASGSTVQEKAGSRNKRKFRAEPPSGELGPFGLEYPLTTDCVGFEFMSPEKAAMAAAAAAAEGVNLDFIPSTCDACKAVHATAEELLECQRYVNWSDPNEAQLEEILLKSLDTTFDNAVSVITTMGYSEAAARAAVVRAAAQYSWRESLAGFSEAAVEVLKTEGDMLPRDGSSLEDMRKIEQVVLASLVAVVNEAQPFYTTGDVMFCLLMSDMNVAHACAMDYSAAPLPAVGAQVIAQPVAGNYEPTPTSDLSVSITNPQTGVTFRGKLTPVPPGTYNAVKADSSTTPVNPNVPSGKPCVSGKMHPVVPNVKPKEHPAATPDHAEEQPFVAAATQSVKDDKPFPSKRGSSKRDSLHRQKLMSFDKNSRALGSKGSLRSGKHISCGTVALERKCRQVSDSATCSLKGASKIAKGFAASMKGSEYSVDLSFTATGTIASIPSFDAKPPSNTDPASAASTELSLSLPLPLPLPSSSDGSAPSLNHDSSTEAVDPSSKINFAYDEDQKVWIPQDKKDEMVLILVQRQKELQAHMRDWTDWAMEKVMQVTRRLAKEKEELQSLRKEKEEASRLHDERHCLEESTRKKLLEMESAISRANNQLDKADASARRREAENAQLRMQMEAAKRNAAVSAANFVELSKKDESSLKRSQHWESERALLQEELAAEKSKLSRVQQQLQHAKEKKEQLKVRWRQEEARKTEAIACVSSERKERGQIETSLRSEENFLHLKAENDMQRYKSEIRALEQHISQLKVSLDASEAATPKWGTDDKTRALRLSEGRKNGGNNAQVLAKVAGAAALDLDLDDIQRDRECVMCLSEEMSVVFLPCAHQVVCAKCNDLHDKQGMKECPSCRTHIQRRVCARTVGC; encoded by the exons ATGTCTAGCGTCGCGACCCAGGAGGCGGCGTCGGGGTCGACCGTGCAGGAGAAGGCAGGCAGCAGGAACAAGCGCAAGTTCCGCGCCGAACCACCGTCCGGCGAGCTGGGCCCCTTCGGGCTGGAGTACCCGCTGACGACGGACTGCGTGGGGTTTGAGTTTATGTCGCCCGAGAAGGCTGCCATGGCGGCGGCCGCCGCTGCTGCTGAGGGTGTCAATCTAGACTTCATCCCGAGCACCTGTGATGCCTGCAAAGCCGTCCACGCCACAGCGGAGGAGCTATTAGAGTGTCAGCGATATGTGAATTGGAGTGACCCAAATGAGGCACAGCTGGAGGAGATCCTTCTCAAGAGTCTGGATACAACCTTCGACAATGCTGTCAGTGTGATCACCACAATGGGCTACTCAGAGGCTGCAGCAAGGGCTGCCGTCGTGAGGGCAGCCGCACAGTACAGCTGGAGGGAGAGCCTTGCTGGGTTCAGTGAAGCCGCGGTCGAAGTGCTCAAGACCGAGGGGGACATGTTACCCAGGGATGGCTCCTCCCTTGAGGACATGAGGAAGATTGAGCAGGTTGTGCTTGCTAGCCTGGTTGCGGTGGTCAATGAGGCCCAGCCGTTCTACACCACAGGCGATGTGATGTTTTGCTTGCTCATGTCAGATATGAATGTAGCCCATGCCTGTGCCATGGACTATAGCGCTGCTCCTCTTCCGGCCGTGGGTGCTCAAGTGATTGCACAGCCAGTTGCAGGGAACTATGAACCAACCCCAACTTCCGATCTGTCGGTTTCTATTACCAACCCACAGACTGGTGTTACTTTCCGCGGCAAACTTACTCCAGTGCCACCTGGCACTTACAATGCTGTGAAGGCTGATTCATCCACAACACCAGTGAACCCAAATGTGCCAAGTGGCAAGCCATGTGTCTCTGGCAAGATGCATCCTGTGGTACCAAATGTTAAGCCAAAAGAACACCCGGCTGCTACGCCTGATCATGCAGAGGAACAACCATTTGTTGCTGCTGCGACCCAATCTGTGAAGGATGATAAGCCGTTCCCTAGCAAGAGGGGAAGCTCTAAGAGGGATTCCTTGCACCGGCAGAAGTTAATGAGCTTTGATAAGAATTCCCGAGCGTTGGGCTCTAAAGGATCTCTTAGGTCTGGCAAGCATATCTCTTGTGGGACTGTAGCATTAGAGAGGAaatgcaggcaggtttcagattcAGCTACATGTAGCTTGAAAGGTGCATCAAAAATTGCTAAAGGGTTTGCTGCAAGCATGAAAGGGTCAGAATATTCAGTTGACCTTTCTTTTACGGCCACTGGCACCATTGCCTCCATTCCATCATTTGATGCTAAGCCCCCCAGTAACACTGACCCAGCATCAGCTGCTAGCACAGAATTGTCATTGTCGTTGCCATTGCCTTTGCCTTTACCTTCCTCAAGTGATGGTTCTGCTCCTTCTTTGAATCATGATTCTAGTACTGAAGCTGTAGACCCTAGCAGCAAAATTAACTTCGCATATGATGAGGATCAGAAGGTCTGGATTCCACAAGATAAGAAGGATGAAATGGTCTTGATTCTTGTCCAGAGGCAGAAAGAGTTGCAAGCACATATGCGGGATTGGACAGACTGGGCTATGGAGAAGGTGATGCAGGTCACACGGCGACTtgccaaggagaaggaggagcttcaGTCACTCCGGAAAGAGAAGGAAGAGGCAAGCCGACTTCATGATGAAAGGCACTGTCTGGAAGAGAGCACTCGGAAGAAGCTTTTAGAGATGGAGTCTGCTATTTCTAGGGCAAACAATCAATTGGATAAAGCAGATGCTTCTGCTCGTAGGCGTGAGGCTGAGAATGCACAACTTAGGATGCAGATGGAAGCCGCAAAGCGGAACGCAGCTGTGTCTGCAGCAAATTTTGTGGAGCTTTCAAAGAAGGACGAGAGCAGTCTTAAAAGGTCCCAGCATTGGGAATCTGAGAGAGCCCTGTTGCAAGAGGAGCTCGCAGCTGAAAAGAGCAAACTATCTCGGGTTCAGCAACAACTTCAGCATGCTAAAGAGAAGAAGGAACAACTTAAG GTAAGATGGAGACAGGAAGAGGCTAGGAAGACCGAGGCAATTGCCTGTGTGAGCTCGGAGAGGAAAGAGCGGGGTCAGATTGAGACATCTCTGAGGTCGGAAGAGAATTTCCTGCACCTCAAAGCTGAGAACGACATGCAGAGATACAAGAGCGAGATCCGCGCCCTCGAGCAGCATATCTCACAGCTGAAGGTATCCCTGgacgcctcagaggcggctactcCCAAGTGGGGAACGGACGACAAGACCCGCGCCCTGCGTCTCTCCGAGGGGAGAAAGAATGGCGGCAACAACGCGCAGGTCCTGGCCAAGGTGGCGGGGGCGGCGGCCCTGGACCTTGACCTCGATGACATCCAGCGCGACCGCGAGTGCGTCATGTGCCTGAGCGAGGAGATGTCGGTGGTGTTCCTCCCCTGCGCCCACCAGGTGGTCTGCGCCAAGTGCAACGACCTCCACGACAAGCAGGGGATGAAGGAGTGCCCGTCGTGCCGGACCCACATCCAGCGCAGGGTCTGTGCCCGCACCGTGGGCTGCTGA